The Rhodopseudomonas palustris genome window below encodes:
- a CDS encoding glycosyltransferase family 2 protein, which produces MQPLSPSDLALGDLLVARRVLSLQQLDEAVGLAEAWHVRLGDAILSRAWIEPAVYYQAVAYHYELPFVDLIGDAPDPSLLAADEAEVYARRLTMPWRIRDGRIVIATAEPGPDVVLFARRRWGNAIEFVVASKFDIVWAVQTAFADALSHRAVYDLAELDPDMSAQQVFSPAQVLLGYLVATCLLVGLAVAPIATLIAVNLILSLFYLGNFLFKGILVSVGGARSVDRDEAIAIAARALSDDELPVFTVLVPMYREPKMLPMLARSLRQLDYPLGKLDIKLVLEADDHETIEVASTLGLEGIFEVIRVPPSHPQTKPKACNFALQFARGEFLVIYDAEDRPEPDQLRKVVATFRQSPANTACLQCRLSYFNARENWLTRMFTLDYALWFDQMLPGLERLNVPIPLGGTSNHFKIDVLRELHAWDPFNVTEDADLGVRLTQKGYRVGVVDSTTFEEASCHAGNWIRQRSRWMKGYMQTFLVHTRRPLHLLLSIGPLGFLGFVFFIGGTVLAGLINPVFWLMFAIWLIGLTNGVDQLFPEPLLYLSLFNLLAGNGAFIFLNMLAPIRRGWLNLIPYSLTALGYWILISIASYRGLWQLLRNPFYWEKTDHGVSKHVVRELALGRETTT; this is translated from the coding sequence TGCCTGGATCGAACCGGCCGTGTACTACCAGGCGGTCGCCTATCACTACGAACTGCCGTTCGTCGATCTGATCGGCGATGCTCCGGATCCGTCGCTGCTCGCCGCCGACGAGGCGGAGGTCTACGCCCGCCGGCTGACGATGCCGTGGCGGATCCGGGATGGCCGGATCGTGATCGCGACCGCGGAGCCTGGTCCCGACGTCGTCCTGTTCGCACGGCGGCGCTGGGGCAACGCGATCGAATTCGTCGTCGCCTCCAAATTCGACATCGTCTGGGCCGTGCAAACGGCCTTTGCCGATGCGCTGTCGCATCGCGCAGTGTACGACCTCGCCGAGCTCGATCCGGACATGTCCGCGCAACAGGTGTTCTCGCCGGCCCAGGTTCTGTTGGGATACCTCGTCGCGACTTGTCTCCTGGTCGGACTGGCGGTCGCCCCGATCGCGACGCTGATCGCGGTCAATCTGATCCTGAGCTTGTTCTATCTCGGCAATTTCCTGTTCAAGGGAATTCTGGTTTCGGTCGGAGGCGCCCGCTCGGTCGATCGCGACGAGGCCATCGCGATCGCGGCGCGTGCGCTCAGCGACGACGAACTGCCGGTGTTCACGGTGCTGGTGCCGATGTATCGTGAGCCGAAAATGCTGCCGATGCTGGCGCGCTCGCTGCGCCAGCTCGATTATCCGCTCGGCAAGCTCGACATCAAATTGGTGCTGGAAGCCGACGATCACGAAACCATCGAGGTCGCCAGCACGCTGGGGCTCGAAGGCATTTTCGAAGTCATCCGGGTGCCGCCGTCCCATCCCCAGACCAAGCCGAAGGCTTGCAACTTCGCGCTGCAGTTCGCCCGCGGCGAATTCCTGGTGATCTACGACGCCGAGGATCGGCCGGAGCCGGACCAACTCCGCAAGGTGGTGGCGACGTTCCGGCAGTCGCCGGCCAACACCGCGTGCCTGCAATGCCGGCTGAGTTACTTCAACGCCCGCGAAAACTGGCTGACGCGGATGTTCACGCTGGACTACGCGCTGTGGTTCGACCAGATGCTGCCCGGGCTGGAACGACTCAACGTTCCTATTCCGCTCGGCGGCACTTCCAATCATTTCAAGATCGACGTGTTGCGCGAGTTGCACGCTTGGGATCCCTTCAACGTCACCGAGGACGCCGATCTCGGCGTTCGCCTCACTCAAAAAGGCTATCGCGTCGGCGTGGTCGATTCGACCACCTTCGAGGAAGCGAGCTGCCACGCCGGCAATTGGATCAGACAACGCTCGCGCTGGATGAAGGGCTACATGCAGACCTTCCTGGTTCACACCAGGCGTCCGCTGCACCTGCTGTTGAGCATTGGTCCTCTCGGTTTTCTCGGCTTCGTCTTCTTCATCGGGGGCACCGTGCTCGCCGGGCTGATCAATCCGGTGTTTTGGTTGATGTTCGCGATCTGGCTGATCGGACTGACCAACGGTGTGGATCAGTTGTTTCCGGAGCCGCTGCTCTATCTCAGCCTGTTCAATCTGCTGGCCGGCAACGGCGCTTTCATCTTCCTCAATATGCTGGCGCCGATCCGAAGAGGGTGGCTCAATCTGATTCCCTACAGCCTCACGGCACTCGGCTATTGGATCCTGATCTCGATAGCGAGCTATCGCGGCCTCTGGCAATTACTGCGAAATCCGTTCTACTGGGAGAAGACCGACCACGGGGTGTCGAAGCACGTCGTCCGAGAATTGGCGCTCGGACGGGAGACGACGACATGA
- a CDS encoding response regulator, which yields MTIRVLHVDDEPDIREVAAISLGLDSEFITRSCGSGSEAVAVAAEWPPDIILLDVMMPGMDGPATLARLRASAITASIPVVFMTARAQTRELDLFRSLGAVGVIPKPFDPMTLAASVRSHIEPVDGKLARLQSDFLHRLDNDVARLKKLARDLKTGTARKASLKQIGEIAHGLAGACGVFGFPHLGDLAAELEQTVYDGGVGADHFGNVHRSLDLLLAGVTARDALENLVP from the coding sequence ATGACGATTCGTGTTCTCCATGTCGACGACGAGCCGGATATTCGCGAAGTCGCTGCCATTTCGCTCGGGCTCGATTCCGAATTCATCACCCGCAGTTGCGGATCCGGCTCGGAGGCCGTCGCCGTCGCCGCCGAATGGCCACCCGATATCATCCTGCTCGATGTCATGATGCCGGGTATGGATGGTCCGGCAACGCTGGCCCGCCTGCGGGCAAGCGCGATCACCGCGAGCATTCCGGTGGTGTTCATGACGGCGCGCGCCCAGACCCGCGAGCTCGACCTGTTTCGGTCACTCGGCGCCGTCGGCGTCATCCCCAAGCCGTTCGACCCAATGACGCTCGCGGCCTCGGTCCGCTCCCACATCGAACCGGTGGACGGCAAGCTCGCGCGCCTGCAGAGCGATTTTCTGCACCGTCTCGACAACGACGTCGCCAGGCTCAAGAAACTTGCGAGAGATCTGAAGACGGGTACGGCGAGGAAAGCAAGCTTGAAGCAGATCGGGGAGATTGCTCATGGGCTCGCCGGCGCCTGCGGGGTGTTTGGATTCCCGCATCTTGGTGACCTCGCGGCCGAGCTCGAACAGACAGTATACGACGGGGGTGTCGGAGCGGACCACTTCGGCAATGTGCATCGCTCGCTCGATCTGCTGCTCGCAGGTGTCACGGCGCGTGACGCCCTAGAGAACCTCGTGCCTTGA
- a CDS encoding PAS domain S-box protein → MSRAGNGRGEFRAPEFADFPITCHESRSAAVERLAGETFRLAVEACPIGMLMLDGDGRIVMVNAEIERQFGYDREQLIGQAAEMLIPMRLRAEYLRHRELFRRRPEAHRIAAGQQFFGLRQNGIEFSVEIGLTPVEVEHDPLLLAVIVDASQRNEAEQQLAQLEGRYRGLLEAAPDAIVVVNQSGDIVLLNVQAEQQFGYHRDELLGQQVKNIIPQGFAERLIADKLRTAEDARTQQIGTGIELIARRKDGSEFPIEIMLSPLDSPEGVLVTAAIRDISERKDAEKHLVQMEGKYQALLEAAPDAMVVVNQSGEIVLLNLQAEKQFAYRRDELLGQKVTNIIPEGFAERLIADRLRSREDALAQHIGAGIELTGRRKDGSEFPIEIMLSPLETEGSILVTAAIREISARKHMERLRDEFVATVSHELRTPLTSISGSLGLLVGQWVGIFPEPAARLVAIAYKNSQRLVRLINDILDIEKLGDGRVVFNLCRIDVRVIVEQAIESNRGFAEGYGVHVGLTTASGSGDVNADPDRLAQVITNLLSNAIKASPPGRDVLVAVDRHDDFVRISVRDQGSGIPAAFRLHIFEKFAQADATDARQKGGTGLGLSIVKQIVERLNGRVSFEDAAGGGTVFCVDLPAWKRPVDEPPVPKYRILHLDDDPDILAVVAHALSSAAQIVSVESLQDARRILSVDPVDMVLLDISVGEHSGLELMPDLRDADGTAIPVIIFCTSPVELAPDRQVHKTLVKSRTPLDLLLASVRDCLADREHREDA, encoded by the coding sequence ATGAGCCGAGCCGGCAATGGCCGTGGCGAATTCAGGGCTCCGGAATTCGCGGACTTTCCGATCACGTGCCATGAAAGCCGGAGTGCCGCCGTCGAACGGCTCGCGGGAGAGACATTTCGCTTGGCCGTCGAGGCCTGCCCGATCGGCATGCTGATGCTGGACGGCGACGGCCGGATCGTGATGGTCAATGCCGAGATCGAACGGCAATTCGGCTACGACCGGGAGCAGTTGATCGGGCAAGCAGCCGAAATGCTGATTCCGATGCGCCTTCGTGCGGAATATCTCCGTCACCGCGAGTTGTTCAGACGCCGCCCGGAGGCCCACCGCATCGCAGCAGGGCAGCAATTCTTCGGCTTGAGGCAGAACGGAATCGAGTTCTCGGTGGAGATCGGGTTGACGCCTGTCGAGGTCGAGCATGATCCGCTCCTCCTTGCGGTGATCGTGGATGCCAGCCAACGCAATGAAGCCGAGCAGCAACTGGCTCAGTTGGAGGGACGATATCGCGGGCTGCTGGAGGCGGCGCCGGACGCGATCGTCGTCGTCAACCAGTCCGGCGATATCGTTCTTCTGAATGTTCAGGCCGAGCAGCAATTCGGCTACCACCGCGACGAGCTTCTGGGTCAACAGGTCAAGAACATCATTCCGCAGGGGTTTGCCGAGCGGCTGATCGCCGACAAGCTGCGAACCGCGGAAGATGCACGGACCCAGCAAATCGGAACCGGCATCGAACTCATCGCGCGCCGCAAGGACGGCAGCGAGTTTCCGATCGAGATCATGTTGAGCCCGCTCGACAGCCCCGAGGGTGTCTTGGTCACCGCAGCCATACGCGACATCTCGGAGCGCAAAGACGCGGAAAAGCACCTGGTGCAGATGGAGGGAAAATACCAGGCGTTGCTGGAGGCGGCGCCCGACGCGATGGTGGTGGTGAATCAATCCGGGGAGATCGTGCTGCTCAATCTGCAGGCCGAAAAGCAGTTCGCCTATCGGCGCGACGAACTGCTTGGACAGAAGGTGACGAACATCATCCCCGAAGGATTCGCCGAGCGGTTGATCGCCGACCGCTTGCGATCCAGGGAAGACGCGCTGGCCCAGCACATCGGCGCAGGGATCGAGCTCACCGGCCGGCGCAAGGACGGCAGCGAGTTTCCGATCGAGATCATGCTCAGCCCGCTGGAGACCGAAGGCAGCATCCTGGTGACCGCCGCGATCCGGGAGATCAGCGCGCGCAAGCACATGGAGCGCCTCAGGGATGAATTCGTTGCGACCGTCAGCCACGAATTGCGCACACCGCTGACGTCGATCTCGGGCTCACTCGGCCTTCTGGTGGGGCAATGGGTCGGCATCTTCCCGGAGCCCGCGGCGAGGCTCGTGGCCATCGCCTACAAGAACAGTCAACGGCTGGTGCGCCTGATCAACGACATCCTGGATATCGAGAAACTCGGTGATGGTCGCGTGGTCTTCAATCTGTGCCGCATCGACGTGCGCGTCATCGTCGAGCAAGCGATCGAGAGTAACCGCGGATTTGCCGAAGGCTACGGCGTGCACGTCGGGCTTACCACCGCATCGGGGAGCGGCGACGTCAATGCCGACCCCGATCGGTTGGCTCAGGTGATTACCAATCTGCTCTCGAACGCGATCAAAGCTTCCCCGCCTGGCCGGGACGTCCTCGTCGCGGTCGACCGGCACGACGACTTTGTCCGCATTTCGGTTCGCGACCAGGGCTCCGGAATTCCAGCGGCCTTCCGGCTGCACATCTTCGAGAAATTCGCTCAGGCCGACGCGACCGATGCGAGGCAGAAAGGCGGCACCGGCCTCGGCCTCAGCATCGTCAAGCAGATCGTCGAACGGCTCAACGGCCGGGTCAGCTTCGAAGACGCGGCCGGCGGAGGGACGGTGTTCTGTGTCGATCTGCCGGCATGGAAGCGTCCGGTCGACGAACCGCCGGTTCCAAAGTATCGAATTCTTCACCTCGACGATGACCCGGACATACTCGCGGTCGTCGCCCATGCCCTGAGTTCGGCCGCCCAAATCGTATCGGTCGAGTCTCTCCAGGACGCACGACGCATCTTGTCGGTCGATCCGGTCGATATGGTCCTGCTGGATATATCGGTCGGCGAGCACTCCGGGCTCGAGCTGATGCCTGATCTGCGCGACGCCGACGGCACAGCCATCCCGGTCATCATTTTTTGCACCAGCCCGGTCGAACTGGCACCCGACCGGCAGGTGCACAAGACCCTGGTCAAATCCCGCACACCGCTCGACCTGCTGCTGGCGTCGGTGCGGGACTGCCTGGCTGATCGCGAACATCGCGAGGACGCATGA
- a CDS encoding Crp/Fnr family transcriptional regulator, with translation MPKAQTDHDLRSNQLLDALAPDSRSRIDRHLESVEFKLGDMVCDAGGLLRHAYFPRGSVLSLLTVLENGTAIETANIGREGAFGLFAAMYSRVSFNRCIVQLEGHTVRCPIERLQHEFELSGNVRNLFVSYSETLLSQVQQTVACNAMHTTEERMCRWLLMMHDRAEGEALPYTHEFLSQILGVNRKSVTLAAQSMQSAGLISYHRGTIQVVDRAGLELASCECYAIVKQRFEAFLKPPSTALKNELD, from the coding sequence ATGCCCAAGGCACAGACCGACCATGATCTGCGGAGCAATCAGTTGCTCGACGCGCTGGCGCCGGACAGCCGCAGTCGAATCGACCGTCATCTCGAGTCGGTCGAATTCAAGCTCGGCGACATGGTTTGCGATGCGGGCGGTCTGCTCAGGCATGCATATTTTCCGCGAGGATCGGTGCTGTCGTTGCTGACGGTGCTGGAGAACGGTACGGCTATCGAAACCGCCAATATCGGCCGCGAGGGCGCGTTCGGCCTGTTCGCCGCGATGTACAGCAGGGTTTCCTTCAACCGCTGCATCGTGCAGCTCGAGGGCCATACGGTCCGCTGCCCGATCGAGCGGCTGCAACATGAATTCGAGCTGAGCGGGAACGTTCGGAATCTGTTCGTCAGTTATTCCGAAACGTTGTTGTCTCAGGTTCAACAGACGGTCGCCTGCAATGCGATGCACACGACGGAAGAGCGGATGTGCCGCTGGCTGCTGATGATGCACGACAGGGCCGAAGGCGAAGCGCTTCCCTACACCCACGAGTTCCTGTCGCAGATCCTGGGCGTCAATCGGAAATCAGTGACGCTGGCGGCGCAATCGATGCAATCCGCGGGACTCATCAGCTATCATCGTGGAACGATTCAGGTGGTCGATCGTGCCGGCCTGGAGCTGGCGTCGTGCGAGTGCTACGCCATCGTCAAGCAGCGGTTCGAGGCCTTCCTGAAGCCGCCCTCGACCGCCTTGAAGAACGAGCTGGATTGA
- a CDS encoding Crp/Fnr family transcriptional regulator → MAKPPDAPDTKHMPLDPVAFLKTTGVGHNVNKYVKNLTVFSQGDASDAVFYIIKGKVKIVVLSEQGKEAVIAILGPDEFFGEACLTGQERRLSTASTMSECEIMWISKPAMLAVLHKEPTFSEMFVAHVLARTIRVEADLVDQLFNSSEKRLARALLLLANFGHDSEPKKVIAKVSQETLAEMVGTTRSRVSYFMNKFRKMGFIDYNGHLEIHNSLLNVVLHEQPHISGDESKTAKFAPKID, encoded by the coding sequence TTGGCAAAGCCACCCGACGCTCCGGATACCAAGCACATGCCCCTCGATCCTGTGGCATTCTTGAAAACCACCGGCGTTGGCCACAATGTCAACAAGTATGTCAAGAACCTGACCGTTTTTTCCCAGGGCGATGCTTCGGACGCTGTCTTCTACATCATAAAAGGCAAGGTGAAGATCGTCGTATTGTCCGAACAGGGCAAGGAAGCGGTGATTGCCATCCTTGGACCGGACGAATTCTTCGGCGAAGCCTGCCTTACCGGACAGGAAAGGCGGCTTTCTACCGCGTCGACGATGAGTGAATGCGAGATCATGTGGATCAGCAAGCCGGCGATGCTGGCCGTGCTGCACAAAGAGCCGACCTTTTCCGAAATGTTCGTCGCGCATGTTCTGGCGCGCACCATCCGGGTCGAAGCCGACCTCGTCGACCAATTGTTCAATTCGAGCGAAAAGCGGCTGGCGCGCGCGCTGCTGCTGCTGGCGAATTTTGGCCACGACAGCGAACCAAAGAAGGTGATCGCGAAGGTCAGCCAGGAAACGCTCGCAGAAATGGTCGGCACCACTCGTTCACGCGTCAGTTACTTCATGAACAAATTTCGTAAAATGGGTTTCATCGACTACAATGGTCATCTCGAAATCCACAACTCGCTGCTCAATGTCGTGCTGCACGAACAGCCGCATATTTCCGGCGACGAATCCAAGACCGCGAAATTCGCCCCCAAGATCGACTGA
- a CDS encoding response regulator, with product MYILLVDDDNDVRAAMGGVLADAGHDVTQAENGREAVSMAVAMKFDLGIVDIFMPTMDGLETIRHFHRYLPRLPILAISGLRLRGGASAPRFLNAAIEFGAICALSKPFCSRELLCAVGSIDHLVVADTAASASTARCDRSFSSEGASAPP from the coding sequence GTGTATATTCTCCTTGTCGACGACGACAATGACGTGCGAGCCGCTATGGGCGGCGTATTGGCTGATGCCGGGCACGACGTGACGCAGGCAGAAAACGGCCGCGAGGCCGTTTCGATGGCGGTGGCGATGAAGTTCGACTTGGGGATCGTCGATATCTTCATGCCGACGATGGATGGATTGGAGACGATTCGGCATTTTCACAGGTACCTGCCACGCCTGCCGATCCTGGCGATTTCCGGATTGCGTCTTCGTGGCGGTGCGTCCGCCCCCCGTTTTTTGAATGCCGCGATTGAATTCGGGGCTATTTGTGCCCTTTCGAAGCCCTTCTGCTCGAGAGAATTGCTTTGCGCTGTGGGCTCGATTGATCATCTTGTTGTTGCGGACACTGCGGCATCCGCTTCGACTGCGCGATGCGACAGATCGTTCTCCAGTGAGGGGGCGTCGGCACCGCCGTGA
- a CDS encoding response regulator, protein MHDVESWRIGSPVPSAVALMTAVLIVDDDPSIGAAIDTLLHFRGYRTTYAADAIAGTDAFNSIRFDLVVADIFMPGENGLSMISRFHRASPWVPVIAISGLRFRADGPRLDFLTMARKLGAASVLRKPFSPMELMSAIDACLVQGAALDRTAQSKP, encoded by the coding sequence ATGCATGATGTGGAATCGTGGCGCATCGGATCGCCGGTTCCTTCGGCCGTTGCATTGATGACCGCCGTCCTCATCGTCGATGATGACCCGTCGATCGGCGCAGCGATCGATACGCTGCTGCACTTCAGAGGATATCGGACTACTTATGCCGCCGACGCCATTGCGGGGACGGACGCCTTCAACAGCATCCGATTCGATCTGGTCGTTGCCGACATTTTCATGCCGGGCGAGAATGGACTGAGCATGATCTCCCGTTTCCATCGGGCATCACCGTGGGTTCCCGTCATCGCAATTTCAGGCCTCCGCTTCCGGGCCGACGGGCCTCGGCTCGATTTCCTCACGATGGCCCGAAAACTCGGGGCCGCATCGGTGCTGCGAAAGCCGTTTTCTCCGATGGAACTCATGTCTGCCATCGATGCATGCCTGGTTCAGGGCGCTGCCCTTGATCGCACTGCGCAATCGAAGCCCTGA
- a CDS encoding response regulator: MRILVIDDSEDGRDVAEAMLLAAGYEDIQTSESAADAYELLAVGSSTPTKASPVDLILMDIMMPEVDGIEACARIRGEPHLMDVPIIMVTLLDDVDSLANAFVAGATDYITKPLKRVELHARVRSALKLKSELDRRRARERELLEFLSTLGDRRTSHWIDEGTGLIVGEVAEAYLIAENHAIGDMSVIALGVDRLEALRQTRGDAAAADIVARVARLIRATTATVGVVAASYRDGTIVLIVPELPSQRALDLGETLRAAVFDLRIANPEAVYADHATASVAVVTGRVDSSTERIHLLTRAMAAARRAAAEGGDRIVSEAA, encoded by the coding sequence ATGCGAATTCTGGTCATCGATGACAGTGAAGATGGACGCGATGTGGCGGAAGCCATGCTGCTTGCCGCGGGGTACGAGGACATCCAGACATCCGAATCGGCGGCGGATGCGTATGAGCTACTCGCGGTCGGCAGTTCGACCCCGACCAAAGCGTCCCCCGTCGATCTGATTCTGATGGACATCATGATGCCCGAGGTCGACGGCATCGAAGCTTGCGCCCGCATTCGCGGCGAGCCGCATCTGATGGATGTGCCGATCATCATGGTGACGCTGCTCGACGACGTCGACAGCCTCGCCAATGCGTTCGTGGCCGGCGCCACGGACTACATCACCAAGCCGCTCAAGCGGGTCGAACTGCACGCACGGGTTCGTTCCGCGTTGAAGTTGAAGTCCGAACTCGATCGACGTCGAGCGCGGGAACGGGAGCTGTTGGAATTCTTATCGACCTTGGGTGACCGCCGGACGTCACACTGGATCGATGAAGGAACCGGACTGATCGTCGGGGAGGTGGCGGAAGCCTACCTGATCGCAGAGAATCATGCCATCGGCGACATGTCCGTCATTGCTCTCGGCGTCGATCGGCTCGAAGCCTTGCGTCAGACCCGTGGCGATGCGGCAGCGGCGGACATCGTGGCCCGCGTGGCCCGCTTGATCAGAGCTACGACAGCGACGGTCGGAGTCGTGGCGGCCTCCTATCGCGATGGCACCATCGTTCTGATCGTTCCTGAACTGCCGTCTCAGCGCGCACTCGACCTCGGTGAAACGCTGCGCGCCGCGGTGTTCGATCTTCGGATCGCGAACCCAGAAGCGGTTTACGCCGATCACGCCACCGCGAGTGTCGCTGTCGTCACCGGCCGGGTGGATAGCAGTACTGAAAGGATTCATCTGCTGACACGAGCGATGGCGGCGGCGCGTCGCGCGGCTGCCGAAGGCGGCGATCGCATCGTGAGTGAAGCCGCCTGA
- a CDS encoding glycoside hydrolase family 113, whose translation MRGAPGTTNARSRRSSLLLAALSLALTIAATNRVAAQRIDGFNIVATAGHPFGSADAERSLSLAKQLGARAVAIVPFLWQPTISSPEIGSGSEMPDQTLRIAIRQAHRRGLSVVVKPHVWVPDSWAGAVEPNSEPAWRMWFARYRTELERIARIAAEEGAESLAIGTELKKTSHRPEWMELIAAARRLFPGRLFYVAHNVEEAEALTFWPLLDAIGVSLYPPLGADDDRAGRLIVMGAVADRLEVLSRRVGKPILVGEIGLRSAKGATAKPWESAEERVAEPDQQLQADVIADWLAALDRPSISGVMIWRWFTDPAAGGAADTDFTVQGKPAQAVLSCAWTGICGKP comes from the coding sequence TTGAGGGGTGCGCCGGGCACAACGAACGCCCGATCTCGGCGTTCTTCCCTGCTGCTGGCGGCCTTGTCTCTGGCGCTGACGATCGCAGCGACCAATCGAGTTGCCGCGCAGCGGATCGACGGCTTCAACATTGTCGCGACCGCGGGCCATCCGTTCGGAAGTGCCGACGCAGAACGCTCACTGAGCCTTGCAAAGCAGCTCGGTGCGCGCGCCGTAGCGATTGTTCCGTTCTTATGGCAACCGACGATTTCGAGCCCCGAGATCGGCTCGGGTAGCGAGATGCCCGACCAGACCTTGCGGATCGCGATCCGCCAAGCGCATCGGCGAGGCCTGTCCGTCGTCGTGAAACCTCACGTCTGGGTGCCGGATAGCTGGGCCGGCGCGGTCGAGCCTAACTCCGAGCCCGCGTGGCGGATGTGGTTCGCTCGCTATCGGACCGAACTCGAGCGCATCGCGCGGATCGCGGCCGAAGAGGGCGCCGAGAGTCTGGCGATCGGGACTGAACTCAAGAAGACCAGCCACCGGCCGGAGTGGATGGAGCTGATCGCCGCCGCTCGCCGACTCTTCCCCGGGCGATTGTTCTACGTCGCGCACAATGTCGAAGAGGCCGAAGCGCTGACCTTCTGGCCGTTGCTCGACGCGATCGGCGTGTCGCTCTATCCACCATTGGGCGCCGACGACGATCGCGCCGGACGGCTGATCGTAATGGGCGCCGTCGCCGACCGTCTCGAAGTGTTATCGCGCCGCGTCGGCAAGCCGATCCTGGTCGGCGAAATCGGTCTGAGATCGGCCAAGGGCGCGACGGCGAAGCCCTGGGAAAGTGCCGAGGAGCGTGTCGCCGAACCCGATCAGCAATTGCAGGCCGATGTCATCGCCGACTGGCTGGCAGCGCTCGACCGCCCGTCCATCAGCGGCGTGATGATCTGGCGCTGGTTCACGGACCCCGCGGCCGGCGGAGCCGCCGACACCGATTTCACCGTGCAAGGCAAGCCGGCGCAAGCCGTGTTGTCCTGCGCCTGGACCGGAATCTGCGGCAAGCCCTGA
- a CDS encoding helix-turn-helix transcriptional regulator — protein MPLKRKLSDAPSPAVARQYGNHGLDGSQTQPVSSASMWVADEVGAAIAHQMNEPLTALLLYLYEIKHRIESSAAPPETGSVGSLLESAIRETKRACDIMDRLDYSGDRLTGPDGTIPRGNNTLESWRRTLNSPDSPRAPVLVRPPLTPRESEVMALIAGGASNKEGSHQLGISTRTFEVHRARVMEKIGARNAADLVRIALSDAT, from the coding sequence ATGCCCTTGAAGCGTAAACTATCAGATGCACCGTCCCCGGCGGTCGCGCGCCAATACGGCAACCATGGTCTCGACGGCAGCCAGACGCAGCCGGTGTCGTCGGCGTCGATGTGGGTGGCCGACGAAGTCGGAGCGGCGATCGCGCATCAGATGAACGAACCGCTCACCGCACTTCTTCTGTACCTTTACGAGATCAAGCACCGGATCGAATCGTCGGCTGCGCCTCCCGAGACCGGCAGCGTCGGATCGTTGCTCGAATCGGCGATCCGGGAAACCAAGCGCGCTTGCGACATCATGGACCGCCTGGACTACTCCGGCGATCGCCTCACGGGCCCGGACGGCACGATCCCCCGCGGAAACAACACCCTCGAGTCCTGGCGGCGAACGCTGAACAGCCCCGACTCGCCTCGGGCGCCCGTCTTAGTGCGACCTCCGTTGACCCCGCGGGAGAGCGAAGTGATGGCACTGATCGCTGGAGGCGCTTCCAACAAGGAAGGTAGCCACCAGCTCGGCATCAGCACCCGAACGTTCGAGGTCCATCGGGCGCGCGTTATGGAGAAGATCGGAGCCAGGAACGCAGCCGATCTGGTTCGTATCGCGCTCAGCGACGCGACATGA
- a CDS encoding Spy/CpxP family protein refolding chaperone: MIMRKTLIVLTTAALLTGGAVTGAAIARDRSDRAVRTELTESQMADKAAARAAQMKVDLRLTLDQDKHWAGFQAAIVEVWKTRAEQRASWRNARANQTEQPGKENLIDQIRKDGDAQIERGNLHKKLADAAQPLYESLDEQQKQRFAEALASRGRYRHSD; this comes from the coding sequence ATGATCATGCGGAAAACACTCATCGTTCTGACCACCGCCGCCTTGCTGACGGGCGGCGCCGTGACCGGAGCGGCGATCGCACGGGACCGGTCGGACCGCGCCGTTCGCACGGAATTGACCGAGAGCCAGATGGCCGACAAGGCGGCGGCTCGCGCAGCCCAGATGAAGGTCGATCTTCGCCTCACGCTGGATCAGGACAAGCACTGGGCCGGCTTCCAGGCGGCGATCGTCGAGGTTTGGAAAACCCGGGCCGAACAGCGGGCCTCCTGGCGCAATGCGCGCGCCAACCAGACCGAGCAGCCAGGCAAGGAGAATCTGATCGATCAGATCCGCAAGGATGGCGATGCTCAGATCGAGCGCGGCAATCTTCACAAGAAACTCGCCGATGCCGCCCAGCCGCTCTACGAGAGCCTCGACGAGCAGCAAAAACAGCGGTTCGCCGAAGCGCTGGCGAGCAGGGGGCGCTATCGGCACTCCGACTGA